CCAAAGCAAATTGAGACGTTCAAAATCGACTCGAGGGGCATATTGACGTCGTCTAAGTATGAgactattttattataattaaatcccGTTGGCATTAAAGCGATTTAATTTAAGGTACAAAGCCAGTCGCTGGAGTTATTGTATTGGCGAGGCAGACGTGAAGGGCAAGCCGAAAACAGTGGCCATGTATTGCGATGCAGGTGAATTTGTCGTCTCCTTTGACGAAGCTTTCACACAGAGCGTGCTGGCTGGAATCGGAGCAGCCTTTACTTTTTTGACCCTTGCTATTCACGTCGCGGTCAAGGACCTTCGACAGGGTATCAAGGGGCTGAGCCTGATCGCCCACTGCGCCTGCATGCTCGGCGCCTATCTCACAATGGCCTTCCGCCCCTTGGCCTGGGCTGACGATGGAAATGCCTGCACCGTCTTAGGTATTTAAATACATTGTGCGATGCCGAAAACTGCGACAAAATAGCAATTCAAACGCGGCTAGCACTGACAAACATTATTATGAGGGGGCTCACTTTGcagcactgatttttttatatgtgAAACCAGAGACAACctccaatttataaatttcttgtAGACTAGAGAGGCTCAATTGCTGCAAAAGAGGGGGCATTTATAACTACTCCCAAACTCGTTATTAAGTAGTCAGAAAgcacatatttttcatttcatttcaccaGGCTAGAAtagttttatgaaaatttctgacaaaaagaaaatctaaaaattgctttgctcTGCCTGGGAATCCACATGGGCAGCTtttgaagaataaattaatttttaaactaaagaaAGACAAGTGAATGTTATTTgataacttttaattcaacGAATGAGTTTACCCTGcgcggaaattaattcagaattcaaattattagaggaaaaatattagattttggCATCTGGTCTGATACTTGTCGTGTCCTCTAATTAATACAGAAACAAACTGTGGACCTTTGAGCTTTCGTTCTATTTAATaactttagaaaattaatgtcCCACAGGTTTCATTCTGTACCTCCAGTTGTTTTGACCCTTAAGTGTTTctattatacattttatttgctgatttttatacaaattaaatgaaagctATGCGAattcatcaaaaatatttgtcttttcAGGAGTTTTCACGCATTTCTTCCTGctctctgctttttattgGCTCAACGTGAGGGCGATTATAATTTACGCAACATTCAGGTAATACTTCTAAAAAGCACAGCACTGAAATTTGAAGTCACGATGAAATGatgataatattattattattctgttTAATGGAAAACAGCTTAGGTGGGAATAAGGATACTGATAACATTTCTGCTCCCTTCCTGTTATTCGAGTTTTATATTtactgaaataccgaattcgCAGATAAAAAAGCACTGTTTTtcctgattattttaattgctatctgaaaatttacaattttctctttgtgatcaataaaaaaaaacttgaagaGAGTAAAAgctgaaacacaaaatttcactGCCATTGATTTTCCGATCTTCTTGCTCGTcaccaaaggaaaaaattattcattttttattacgttAATTTACTAgggaattctttttttaattatgatcatgacaaaaatttggaaatatttgtgttCAGCAGAGATCAATTCAAAAACCTGAAAACTATTCcttacaaattacaaatttttcagatcATGGAACTCAATGCTGAGTGGCTTGTCCCTCGCAACGCGCAGTTTTCCGTTTTACGCATTATACGCTCTGGGGGTGCCGGCACTGGTTTCAGGGTTCATGGCTTGGGTACAGTTCGCGTCTGAAGACGACCTTCCCTACTGGATCGCATGGCCAGATTTGGACGAGGCTGCCTGCTGGTTTAGATGTGCGTACATCAGCCAGAAAAAAcatcgtaaaaattaataaagttttattttttgcagcgcCTGTTGGTCGTGCAGTCTATTTTTCGCTGCCCATGGGAATTGTCCTGACTATTAACATTGTTCTCTTCGTAATAACTctggctaaaataatttcatttagaaaagaaaatgcgAGTATTCTCAAGACGCAAGACAGTACGAACACAGTTAAAGaatctttgaaatttgatatagAAAGGTAAATAGATTTGAGTCATCAGTgtgttcttttaaatattttttatttaattaccacAGCTCCACTCAACACATAACATTAATGAtctaatttacattttatggACTAAAAgacagatttaaatatttaaaattttacgttaatattaaaaaagagtaaGCATGAAAATGCCTTAGTTGAAAAGAAATggatagaaatttaaattttatagacaTAATATGAGGTGGTTGTTAATtcctttgcattttttaactgtcattCGCATATTTTTACCGGCCAGTTTCGTCTCCTaatctatatttttcattgagcCTTTTTCCTCAAGCACATATACCCTTTAGTATGAGAGATCTCTacaattaaaacatattattcCACTATTATAATGCTACctcatttcacaaaattagttttcaactttttcaggCTGAAGCTTTTTGCGAAACTCTCCCTTTTGATGGGTCTCACATACGTGTCGGAATTCGCTTCTTGggcgaattatttatttgcgtaCTACTGGTACGCATCTAATGTGGCTATCGCTTTGAGGGCCGTGCTCGTTTTCATCGTTTTCTGCTGCAAGAGAAAGGTAAGCCTAAAATTAATGTagatttggttttaaattacaggAGAAAAAATCAGGTGTGGATCTCCATGAAACTGCAGTACCCCGTTGTTAAAACTATTCACAGCAGATTCACTGCGATGAAGTTGCTGTGTTGCAAAAGACGACAATTTGAGCTCTCAAAactgaaagaaaatgaaagtgCAACGCGGTCAACTGGAACCAGTGGAGCGAAACC
The nucleotide sequence above comes from Cloeon dipterum chromosome X, ieCloDipt1.1, whole genome shotgun sequence. Encoded proteins:
- the LOC135945717 gene encoding uncharacterized protein LOC135945717 gives rise to the protein MEVLQIVFLTTLIVAKANSSGRLFVRKCCPAQFTFNFEKANCDPVAKDVVVDWIPDQVKNQQPLLNKTYITSVPTLEEFDIRFDPCPLFLYNVDKPLFNITPSTPVILKPQGGMSPYANDTNHWCFDVPSGLKKSERRWVLLSCSCLNEICVARCCHRGNRLHVNRASARSFTAMCSNETNTAWDPYEAKDLELSKNSVKPYVFRYFTIFEFISSCFHSVHKNYGKTRRPKQIETFKIDSRGILTSSKYKASRWSYCIGEADVKGKPKTVAMYCDAGEFVVSFDEAFTQSVLAGIGAAFTFLTLAIHVAVKDLRQGIKGLSLIAHCACMLGAYLTMAFRPLAWADDGNACTVLGVFTHFFLLSAFYWLNVRAIIIYATFRSWNSMLSGLSLATRSFPFYALYALGVPALVSGFMAWVQFASEDDLPYWIAWPDLDEAACWFRSPVGRAVYFSLPMGIVLTINIVLFVITLAKIISFRKENASILKTQDSTNTVKESLKFDIERLKLFAKLSLLMGLTYVSEFASWANYLFAYYWYASNVAIALRAVLVFIVFCCKRKVWISMKLQYPVVKTIHSRFTAMKLLCCKRRQFELSKLKENESATRSTGTSGAKPSDENLEMNVI